The Carassius gibelio isolate Cgi1373 ecotype wild population from Czech Republic chromosome B22, carGib1.2-hapl.c, whole genome shotgun sequence genome window below encodes:
- the LOC127987704 gene encoding NLR family CARD domain-containing protein 3-like — protein MSLSQKQSVRSGSHVSVKSDQSKHGDIPTFSEKKTPIKSVRSDSHVSSSVSVKSDWSKEEPPRFSEETTSRTRRLQCETLDPDLQSHRNHNNFTDSLLQIFQDLESKIMTFLKKELEKFKKILQKEDMQYFVKDFNENRCSMKEAALDLTLYFLREMKQDEAADTIENELVFIHQLKCSLKKKYQCVSEGIAKQGDSTLLKNIYTDLYISQGCSEQVNTEHEVRQIEVASRRHESQEIQVECKHLFEAPEQDKQIRTVLTKGVAGIGKSVSVQKFVLDWAEGKENQDISFMFPLPFREMNLKEQDKLSLMDLITQFFPETKGLNLTRRNHFKVLFILDGLDECRLPVNFKDNETWSDVSSPVSLDVLLTNLIKGNLLPSALIWITSRPAAASKIPPDCIDRLTEIRGFNDAQKEEYFRKRFRDENQAKEIIDHVKQSKSHFIMCHIPVFCWISATVLQNILEEKRNNVVKNNQADDASKTLQKSNTEDTPKTLTQMYTHFLRFQIQQSRRKYDGEHTPDVSWDKDAIFSLAKLAFDQLERNNVIFYDTDLEACGIDVYKASVYSGMCTQIFKEETGITLGTMYCFVHLSIQEFIAALYAHLFLDINKKYVFDQDSTEQKNTNFLQILLGKSKKNIIDLLKTAVDKALESDNGHLDLFLRFLLGLSLQSNQRLLQGLLTLENRNEQSKKEIVQYIKQKLESNLSPERSINLFYCLNELNDQTLVKDIQTHLSKGSLSSADLSPAQWSALVFVLLTSDEELEEFELQKFKKSDEFLIRLSAVIKTCKRAL, from the exons tgtaagatcaggctcacatgtgtctgtgaagagtgaccagtCAAAGCATGGTGACATTCCAACCTTCAGTGAGAAAAAAACACCTATCAAAAG tgtaagatcagactcacatgtgtccagctctgtgtctgtgaagagtgactggTCAAAGGAAGAACCACCGAGATtcagtgaagaaacaacatcACGAACCAGACG gcttcagtgtgaaacattagatccagatttacagtctcacaggaaccacaataattttacagacagtctcctgcagatcttccag gatcttgagagcaaaataatgacatttctgaagaaagaactggaaaagtttaagaaaatattacaaaaagaggacatgcaatactttgtgaaggactttaatgagaacagatgcagtatgaaagaagcagctcttgatctcacgctctacttcctgagagagatgaagcaagatgaagctgctgatactATAGAAA acgagctggtcttcattcatcagctaaagtgtagcctaaagaagaagtatcaatgtgtgtctgaaggaattgcaaagcaaggagactctacacttctgaagaacatctacacagatctctatatcagtcagggttgtagtgaacaggtcaatactgaacatgaggtgagacagattgaagttgcttccagacgtcatgaatcacaggagatacaggttgagtgcaaacatttgtttgaagcacctgaacaagacaagcagatcagaactgtactgacaaaaggagttgctggcatcggaaaatcagtctctgtgcagaagtttgttctggattgggccgaaggaaaagaaaatcaagatatcagcttCATGTTTCCTCTTCCATTCAGAGAGATGAACTTAAAGGAGCAAGACAAACTAAGTTTGATGGAccttataactcagtttttcccagagacaaaaggactgaaCCTTACGAGAAGAAATCATTTCAAAgtcttgttcattcttgatggattggatgaatgtcgacttcctgtaaactttaaggataatgagacgtggtctgatgtttcatcaccagtctctctggatgttctcctgacgaacctcatcaagggaaatctgcttccttctgctctcatctggatcaccagcagaccagcagctgccagtaagattcctcctgactgtatcgaccggctgacagagatacgaggattcaatgatgcacaaaaggaggagtacttcagaaaaagattcagggatgagaatcaggccaaagaaatcattgatcatgttaaacaatcaaagagtcactttatcatgtgccacatccctgtcttctgctggatttcagccactgttctccagaacattttagaggagaaaagaaataatgttgtgaaaaacaatcaggctgatgatgcctccaaaacactgcagaagtcaaatactgaagacactcctaagactctgacacaaatgtacacacacttcctcagatttcagatccagcagagcagacgaaagtatgatggagaacatacaccagatgtttcctgggataaagatgccatcttttcactggcgaaactggcatttgatcagctggaaagaaacaatgtgatcttctatgacaccgatctggaagcctgtggtattgacgtctataaggcatcagtgtactcaggcatgtgtacccagatctttaaggaggaaacagggatcactcttggtaccatgtactgcttcgttcacttgagcattcaagagtttattgcagccctttatgcacatctgtttctagacatcaacaagaaatatgtgtttgatcaagactctacagaacagaaaaacacaaatttCCTTCAGATCCTTCTtggaaaatccaaaaaaaacattattgatttgctcaagactgcagtggacaaggcactagagagtgataatggacacctggatctttttcttcgattcctccttggtttgtcactccaatccaatcagagactcttacagggtctGTTGACACTGGAAAATAGAAATGAGCAGAGTAAAAaggaaatagttcagtacatcaagcagaaattagagtctaatctgtctccagagagatccatcaatctgttctactgtctgaatgaattgaacgaccaaactctggtgaaagacattcagacccaccttagcaaaggaagtctctcatctgctgatctttcacctgcccagtggtctgctttggtctttgtgttgttgacatcagacGAGGAGTtggaggagtttgagcttcagaaattcaagaaatcagacgagtTTCTCATTAGATTATCAGCGGTCATAAAAACCtgcaaaagagctctgtaa